One genomic window of Gavia stellata isolate bGavSte3 chromosome 7, bGavSte3.hap2, whole genome shotgun sequence includes the following:
- the WDR89 gene encoding WD repeat-containing protein 89, which produces MSAVEKIEEQLASLRIAKRSTLSEEPAYLLDIDVSKPAQSESSRFVAVSCSNKSIRIYNRETLNFLREYSSRPGILNGVRFAHTCDSVVFSACSDGTVKCWDIRLATQKAVQIFRGYPSNVFISFDINCSDLIICAGTEKVEKDTFLVFWDARGITNCASATKEPLGVYSESHNDDITKICFHPIEPNLVVSGSTDGLVNVFDINKDNEDDALISTCNSDSSVSFIGWSGKDYKQVYCMTHDEGFCWWDIAQLDTEEPITLLRVLDVRDAVCSDNDSVHYLVGGLYHEKADKLFLIGGTSTGNIHLISCGTNGLSLVGTLCGGHSATVRSFCWNLTDESLLTGGEDAQLLLWKPGAVERSLAKKASMKIASSLQKRVRVHNSSLKSRKK; this is translated from the coding sequence ATGAGTGCAGTGGAGAAGATTGAGGAGCAGCTTGCTAGTCTGCGCATAGCAAAACGTTCTACACTAAGTGAGGAGCCTGCTTACTTACTGGATATAGACGTTTCCAAACCTGCTCAATCTGAAAGCAGTCGCTTTGTGGCAGTTTCATGTTCCAATAAGTCAATTAGGATATATAACAGGGAAACATTAAACTTCCTGCGGGAGTACAGTAGCCGCCCTGGGATACTTAATGGAGTCAGATTTGCACACACATGTGACAGCGTAGTGTTTTCAGCATGCAGTGATGGTACAGTAAAATGTTGGGATATTCGCTTAGCAACTCAGAAAGCTGTGCAGATATTTAGGGGCTATCCTTCCAACGTTTTCATCAGTTTTGATATCAACTGCAGTGATCTCATAATTTGTGCTGGAACAGAAAAAGTCGAAAAGGACACATTTCTGGTGTTTTGGGATGCAAGAGGCATTACAAACTGTGCGAGCGCAACTAAAGAACCCTTGGGAGTCTATTCTGAAAGTCACAATGATGATATCactaaaatttgttttcatccCATCGAACCCAATTTGGTAGTTTCTGGGTCAACTGATGGGTTGGTTAATGTGTTTGACATTAACAAGGATAACGAAGATGATGCTTTGATATCAACTTGCAATTCAGATTCATCGGTAAGTTTTATTGGCTGGTCTGGGAAAGATTATAAACAGGTGTACTGCATGACACACGATGAGGGATTTTGTTGGTGGGACATAGCTCAGCTAGATACCGAAGAACCAATAACACTACTGCGTGTTCTGGATGTCAGAGATGCAGTCTGCAGTGACAATGACAGCGTACATTACCTGGTAGGTGGCTTGTACCACGAAAAGGCGGACAAACTCTTTCTTATTGGGGGAACGTCCACAGGAAACATTCATCTCATCAGCTGCGGCACCAATGGACTGAGCCTGGTGGGTACCCTTTGCGGAGGACACTCTGCCACTGTTCGCTCCTTCTGCTGGAACCTGACAGATGAGTCTCTGTTGACGGGTGGAGAGGATGCTCAGCTGTTGCTATGGAAACCTGGAGCTGTGGAAAGGTCCCTCGCAAAGAAAGCATCTATGAAGATTGCTTCTTCCTTGCAGAAGAGAGTAAGAGTTCACAACAGCTCCctcaaaagcaggaaaaagtaa